The Mobula birostris isolate sMobBir1 chromosome 7, sMobBir1.hap1, whole genome shotgun sequence region cagcaggccaggcagcatctatggaaaaaaagtacagttgacgattCAGGCGGAAATCCTTTGACAGGACTGGCAATCTAACCACCAGCGATACAAAGATATTTACATTCTGATAGTGAGTCCCTCAGGAAGTCTATGTGCTAGGACATGACCACCAAGTGTcatctcattatttatttttaataaaatGGAACTTAAATTTTAAGATGTTACCATATTGGCTAATGATGAAAAGTTTTGGAACATTATGATATAGAAGCTACATATAAAGTGACCAAACTGGACTAATACGGTAGATGTTTGAGTTTCTTGCAATTATATTGCTGTACCTCCCACAACGTTATCAAATAATACTATAGTTTAAGATCAATATGCAAGTTTATAAAGTATTTAAAATAATCAAAGCAACCCacacattgctggaggaactcagcaggccaggcagcatccatggaaaagtgtaaacagtcgatgttttgggccaagacccttcatcaggactagaaagaaagaggagacttttttttttaatcccaGTCCctatgaagtgtcttggcccgaaatgccgactgtttattcatttccatagatgctgcctgacctgctgagttcctccagcactttgtgcgcgtagcttgggatttccagcatctagagaTTTCTTCTGTTTTTAAAATAATCAAACATAGTTTGTTTTCTAGAGAGTCCATGGGCTAGcaatgaaaaaaaattacaatttaGCATTAACATATGAAGTTTAATTAGGCACTGTTAGCTTTATCTGTTTGGCACAGCTGAGTGGGTTGAAGGGTTTGTAGctggtgctgtactgttctgtgttctatgacccAACATGTTAAATCATATTCTTCAACAAATGGCTCACCGATTCTCTTCCCTATTGGTGCTTTTAAATATTAACCCTATTCCTAACTGTCAATCAGCTCCATGGTATAATAgctttctgtttccattaccaatAATTTCTAAGCAAGTATAAATAATCATGTGCTTTACAGAGGAGATGCTGATCCACAATGTTATTTTACCACAGCTACTCAATGTAAAATCCTGAAAACCTCAAGTCTATTTCAtgaaaatatttttgaaaatCTTTCACAATGGTACTAATGGAGTTAAACAAAAACCAGAAGAGTCATTATATTAACATTAATTGTGAACACTGACAAATAGTTAATCAGTATTAATAAATTACAATATAGTGGCAACCAGTCCTCATGGGAACAGGTTTTTATACAATAAATGTCGAGTGTACATAACAGGAAAATATTCTACTTTATCATATTTGCTAAAGACATATTGAAAAAAGATTTACTTTAGACAGCTGACTGATGATCATTGCAAATATAAACGGTACTGGGACGGATTCTTCGTTTTGTCCTTCCTGGCAACTTTGGTAGGATTTTGAACGTTTTTGGCATGAATTCAACACAGGATTCCCGGAATTTCTTGATGCGCCAACAGTAGATGATGGGATTGAAGACTGACTTCAGGTAAGTTAGCCATAAGACCCAGATGCTAATGGTATAGAAGGAGTGACTGTGATAAAAGTTCTTGCTGAAAACAGAAAGGAGACTAAACACAGTGTATGGCAACCAGCAGAATGAAAAGCCAATGAAGAGGATTAAAATAGTTGTGAAGGCTCGCGTTTTGAAGCTCATATCAATGTTTATTTGATGAGGTCGCTGTAAACCCATTAATCCAAGCTTGCTTACTTGATTTAAACAGAGATTATCTGCATGGTTGTGGATCTGCACTGCATTTCTTCGCACTGTGTTCAGAATGCAGAGGTAAGAATACAGCATCACACTGAAAGGGATGAAAAAGATCGTCACCAGCAAGAGCAAGGCATAAACCCGGTCAGCACCCATCTCTGTATATCCTAGGACACACTGGGGTGCGCGGGTAGGTACTTCCACTGCAGTCCAGCCAATCACCGATGGAAAGGAGATACAGAAGGAGATGGTCCATGAAATGATGATCATTATTTTGGCACGGTAAGTATTTAGTTTGTCTTGTCGTCGCACAATGATTAAATAACGGTCAACACTGATTATCAGAAGAATTGCCACACCTTCTAAGCCAAAGAACCAGTAAAACATAGCAGAAACCCGGCAAAAATAACCTCCAAAGATCCACTCAGCTGTTAAAATGGTGACTGTGGTAAAAGGCATGCACATCAAAGATAGCATAATGTCAGAAAACGCAAGGGTGGCCAAGAGCAGGTTGATTGCCGAGCGCATTGCAGGCTTCTGGTACACAATTAAACACACTATTGCATTGCCAAGGAGGCCAATTGCAATCATTGACATCATCACTATTGCAAGCATTATCCTTATGAAGATGGGAAGATTTGTCTTGCTTGAATTCGCAATCGGATTTGTCATATTTAAAAACTTAGGGATGCATCTCTCCAAAAGTGTATTGTTGCATTCAATCATTGTGAAAGTGTCGCTGATTTACTTCTGCCTGTAATTGGAAGTTACTACATCCATGCACTAACAATGATGTTAAAGCTGGTATATAATCAATATTCTAATGAAATAAATATTCTTTGCCATTGGACGCAATGGAGTGCAGGAAATCTTGATAATAATAATCTTCATTACATATTGTTGGCCACACCATATATTCTGAAGCATACTTCATTGTCTAGGAGCAATAAACAAAAAGAGAATTAATGTACTTAGTTTTATTATTAAGTTTACAATTAGCTGTTTAAATTCATAGAATTTCAAAGTCTCAGCCACACCAGGGCTACAGAAAGCAGTAgccatagcccagtccatcacaagcaaacccccctttccccctccatTAATTATATGtacagaagaaagcagcatctatcatcaaagaaccCCACTGGCctggaggcacagaagccttagttcccacaccaccaagttcgggacaagtgtggataacttcattcaccagtATACTGAACAGATTCTAcaacctcactttcaaggattctttacaactcatgttctcagtattattttttatttgcagagtttgacttcttttgcacatttgttgtttgtcagtctttgtttatggtATAggttttttgtaaaattctattttatttcttcttgtaaatgcttgcaggaaaatgaatctcaaagtagtatatgcattttgataataaatttactttgaacacacCCAGACATCCTATCATATCTTACACACCTAGACTACAATTCTCAGAGCAAAGTCTGAAGCTTGGATGAATGAATAAGTTGCACAAAGTAAGTTTAATACATTATAAGCTGCATTAATGATTATTTCCTAGTGAAATGGCAGCCAGAGCAGAATTTGACTGGCTTCTTTCATGTTAATACAGCTACTTTATCATCAAAAATTGGTGGAATatggaacaatctctgtacagtgAGTGGTAATTCCACAATGTTGTCTCTAACGTTTTTTACAGTTGCGCAGACCAACTCTAAGTGTGAAATTTTTACACTTCCTGAAAACTGCGaagcactttaaatgtttttgtaatatgcatactataaatatttagaatgaaactTGAAAAACTgcgtcactggcaccagcctgccCACCATTAAGGAGATATGTATATGCAGAAAAGTGTCGGAAAAGGGCCAGTTACCTAACCAGCTCAGGGACTGTCTGTccccctcccatcaggaaggaggctatgtggtatccatgccaggatcaccagactcaaaatcagttactttccccaagcagtaagtttgatcaacacctccacctgctAACTTTACCACTACATtatgtcagtcactttatgtacagtcttgcatcactttatggacatacaatcaatctatgtatagaagccatcttatgtatttatatgtactgtatcaagtttattattattgttttctttatcttttgtgggttttttggtgctgcattggatccagagtaac contains the following coding sequences:
- the gpr45 gene encoding high-affinity lysophosphatidic acid receptor codes for the protein MIECNNTLLERCIPKFLNMTNPIANSSKTNLPIFIRIMLAIVMMSMIAIGLLGNAIVCLIVYQKPAMRSAINLLLATLAFSDIMLSLMCMPFTTVTILTAEWIFGGYFCRVSAMFYWFFGLEGVAILLIISVDRYLIIVRRQDKLNTYRAKIMIIISWTISFCISFPSVIGWTAVEVPTRAPQCVLGYTEMGADRVYALLLLVTIFFIPFSVMLYSYLCILNTVRRNAVQIHNHADNLCLNQVSKLGLMGLQRPHQINIDMSFKTRAFTTILILFIGFSFCWLPYTVFSLLSVFSKNFYHSHSFYTISIWVLWLTYLKSVFNPIIYCWRIKKFRESCVEFMPKTFKILPKLPGRTKRRIRPSTVYICNDHQSAV